Below is a genomic region from Trueperaceae bacterium.
CGAGAGAGTAGGGCTCGAGCCGCGCGAATCGGTGCCGAGGGCGACCGTCACTCCCTGCCTGGCGTAACGCTCCCAGGGGAAGCGCCCGCAGCCCAGCGCCTCGTTCGAACGGGGGCAGTGAACGACGGTGCAAGCGTGCCTCTGGACGAGAGCGATCTCCTCGTCGGTCACGTGAACCATGTGGACCAGGGTCGGCGAGGCGTCGAGGACGCCTAGGCTCTCCAGCAGACAGACCGGCGTGAGTCCGGAGGGCTTCCATTCCGGCGGCAACCAGTTCTCCATGGCCCTCGCCAGCGGACCGCTTCCGTCCCGATGCAGGGCCAGCTCGCCTGCGGCTTCGGCCACGTGGATCTGCATCGGCAGCCCCAGCCGGCGAGCGAGCTGGGCGAGGCCCTTCAGAAGCGGCGCGCTCACCGTGTGCGGAGTGTGGGGCGAGAGGCCGACTCGCATCCCCCCCGACCTCTCGAGCTTCTTGAACTCGAGCAGGCGCGCTTCGGTCTCGTTGAGGATCCTCTCGGCATCGTTCGGGTCCGCGCCGAGCACCTCCCAGTAGGCGACGCCTTCGAGTCGTTCGTGGCCGAGCAGGAAGTGCATCACCTCCTCGCGAGTGACGATGTCGCCGACTACCGTCGTGCCCGTACCAAGGAGCTCCGCCACCCCGAGTTCGGCGCTCTCCAGCGACCGGGCTCCGCCCCGAGAGTGGGCGATCACGGCGCTGATGAACTCCTCGTAGGAAGACCGGTTGAATCCCATGTTGCTCAGGTCGAGGTGAGTGTGGGCGTTCACCGGTGCCGGCGAGAGGGCGAACGGGTACTCCTCGACGTTCGCATCGGGGAAAGCGCCGCGCAACTCCGCTGCATCCCCCACGGCGGCAACCGTCCTCTCCCCGAGCGCCTCCTGCAC
It encodes:
- a CDS encoding amidohydrolase family protein; the encoded protein is MQRSLLSAPIVYNGLGNPRRDGAVVVQEALGERTVAAVGDAAELRGAFPDANVEEYPFALSPAPVNAHTHLDLSNMGFNRSSYEEFISAVIAHSRGGARSLESAELGVAELLGTGTTVVGDIVTREEVMHFLLGHERLEGVAYWEVLGADPNDAERILNETEARLLEFKKLERSGGMRVGLSPHTPHTVSAPLLKGLAQLARRLGLPMQIHVAEAAGELALHRDGSGPLARAMENWLPPEWKPSGLTPVCLLESLGVLDASPTLVHMVHVTDEEIALVQRHACTVVHCPRSNEALGCGRFPWERYARQGVTVALGTDSRGSSPTLSVEDEVYAALEQHGERAGAQALVRAAVKGGYRALGLHPPRFVRGDDAGGIHRWTGPGRQ